From Deinococcus aquaticus, one genomic window encodes:
- a CDS encoding GNAT family N-acetyltransferase: protein MTHATHRTDHLPTLRPFRATDAAAVARLVTEGVRGHWTYTPEHFRESPAGTRPTRLVAEQDGVVVATARLAPFGEGVPDALRLDMAGDAASFTPLLLAHLAAIPAGFRRVLGVTREDFTEQMTFFAAAGFRNAWQSWGAHLDLTTFDPAPFEGLQERLFLAGYEPERLNPDAPEADWDALYALHQTGVRDQPRNPTTMPDPLTRDGLRDVIRREEAAFVTRWRGQIVALTRLTPRGTEVDSEQEFPLPC from the coding sequence ATGACCCACGCGACACACCGCACCGACCACCTGCCCACCCTCCGCCCATTCCGCGCCACCGACGCCGCAGCCGTCGCCCGCCTTGTCACGGAGGGCGTGCGCGGCCACTGGACGTACACGCCGGAACACTTCCGCGAAAGTCCCGCCGGCACCCGCCCCACGCGCCTCGTGGCCGAGCAGGACGGCGTGGTGGTCGCCACCGCGCGCCTCGCGCCGTTCGGAGAGGGCGTGCCGGACGCCCTGCGCCTGGACATGGCCGGAGACGCCGCGTCGTTCACGCCGCTGCTGCTGGCGCATCTGGCTGCAATTCCCGCCGGGTTCCGGCGCGTGCTGGGCGTCACCCGTGAGGACTTCACGGAGCAGATGACCTTCTTCGCGGCGGCCGGGTTCCGCAACGCGTGGCAGTCCTGGGGCGCGCACCTGGACCTGACCACCTTCGACCCTGCGCCCTTCGAGGGGCTTCAGGAGCGGCTGTTCCTCGCCGGCTACGAACCCGAACGCCTGAACCCGGACGCCCCCGAAGCCGACTGGGACGCCCTGTACGCCCTGCACCAGACTGGCGTGCGCGACCAGCCGCGCAACCCCACCACCATGCCCGACCCCCTCACCCGTGACGGCCTGCGGGACGTGATCCGGCGTGAAGAGGCCGCGTTCGTGACCCGCTGGCGCGGCCAGATCGTCGCCCTGACCCGCCTGACGCCACGTGGCACGGAAGTGGACAGCGAGCAAGAGTTTCCACTTCCCTGCTGA
- a CDS encoding roadblock/LC7 domain-containing protein: MTNAVYTMTVRALSGVVSERAAETMLRAVLREQNIAPDTVSAQEMQQLISGSLLDRLSSVMPSAQARRELQSLSGQLESKYPKAPTLFTQNVPLATWDDAEGGTTVWNDLMLSADDFEFEDPEYGGMLEGRAYDLSTTLDQDALIQLLGKLSGVQGVMVCRSSGEVLRSRSVKDPAGLGSVVAASAMLFQKRALRLMSADLGGQTVCMCPLGAYCVAVVANSQANVGRLLVELQQLRVAA; encoded by the coding sequence ATGACGAACGCTGTGTACACCATGACCGTCCGCGCCCTGTCGGGCGTTGTTTCTGAACGGGCTGCCGAGACCATGCTGCGCGCGGTGCTGCGCGAGCAGAACATTGCGCCCGATACGGTGTCGGCGCAGGAGATGCAGCAACTGATTTCCGGTTCGCTGCTGGACCGGCTGTCGTCCGTGATGCCGTCGGCGCAGGCGCGGCGGGAACTGCAGAGCCTGTCGGGGCAACTGGAATCGAAGTACCCGAAAGCGCCGACGCTGTTCACGCAGAACGTGCCGCTGGCCACCTGGGATGACGCCGAGGGGGGCACGACCGTCTGGAATGACCTGATGCTCAGCGCGGATGATTTTGAATTCGAGGACCCCGAGTACGGGGGCATGCTGGAAGGCCGCGCGTACGACCTGTCGACCACGCTGGATCAGGACGCCCTGATTCAACTGCTGGGGAAACTGTCGGGCGTGCAGGGCGTGATGGTGTGCCGTTCCAGTGGTGAGGTGCTGCGGTCCCGGTCCGTGAAGGACCCGGCGGGTCTGGGCAGCGTGGTCGCGGCGAGCGCCATGCTGTTCCAGAAGCGGGCGCTGCGGCTGATGTCGGCGGATCTGGGTGGTCAGACGGTGTGCATGTGCCCGCTGGGCGCGTACTGCGTGGCCGTGGTGGCCAATTCTCAAGCGAACGTGGGGAGACTTCTTGTGGAACTTCAGCAGTTGCGGGTAGCGGCGTGA
- the tsaE gene encoding tRNA (adenosine(37)-N6)-threonylcarbamoyltransferase complex ATPase subunit type 1 TsaE, translated as MTADSPLPEPGSELLLRGLSEQQQFGARLAAALPPGSVLFLEGELGAGKTSLTQGLVAALGFTDTVTSPTYALMNAYPTPAGQVLHVDAYRVRDMNELYEMDLEDLIESSRLSIIEWGEGLYADYPAAPILLLEHLDGTPDVRRLTRRR; from the coding sequence ATGACCGCCGACTCTCCCCTTCCGGAACCGGGCTCCGAACTGCTGCTGCGCGGCCTGAGCGAACAGCAGCAGTTCGGAGCCCGGCTGGCAGCCGCCCTGCCGCCCGGCAGCGTCCTGTTCCTGGAAGGCGAACTGGGCGCCGGGAAGACCAGCCTCACGCAGGGACTGGTCGCCGCGCTGGGCTTCACCGACACCGTCACCAGCCCCACCTACGCCCTCATGAACGCCTACCCCACCCCGGCCGGACAGGTCCTGCACGTCGACGCGTACCGCGTACGCGACATGAACGAACTGTACGAGATGGACCTTGAGGACCTGATCGAGAGCAGCCGCCTGAGCATCATCGAATGGGGTGAGGGCCTGTACGCCGACTACCCCGCCGCACCCATCCTGCTGCTCGAACACCTGGACGGCACGCCCGACGTGCGGCGCCTGACCCGCAGGCGCTGA
- the tkt gene encoding transketolase: MSSDIPQLSVNTIRTLSIDAVQAANSGHPGAPLGAAPMAYAVWQDFLRFNPAHPEWSGRDRFVLSAGHASMLIYSLLHLTGYDMPLEELKNFRQWGSKTPGHPEFFHTPGLDATTGPLGQGAAMTVGMAMAEAHLAARYNRPGFPIFDNHTYSILGDGDLQEGVNHEAAALAGHLRLNKLIWLHDDNEVQLDTATFKAESENTAQRYEAYGWNVLKVADGNDLDAIRAAIREAQTSDRPTLIQVRTVIGFGSPRAGTSKAHGEPLGAEGVTTTKAALGWEYPPFTVPDEVRAHMDATERGAKLEADWNALMDGYRAAHPELGAEVDALLARELPANLSDVLPSYEVGGKAVATRNAGGEIINALAAAVPGLMGGSADVSGSTKTTIKDAGEMQSGSMAGRNVLFGVREFGMTAAANGLSLYGGLRPLVGTFLVFADYLKPAYRLSAIQMQPVTFVLTHDSIGLGEDGPTHQPIDQLAMLRAVPGAHVIRPADANETAAAWQMALEYDKGPTALALTRQDLPILPRNHAGVKKGAYVLRDADGASGEGAQIILIASGSEVSLALNAAEALAENGIPARVVSMPCMEVFRAQDRSYRDSVLTPGVKRVAIEAASKGPWYEWVGTDGAVIGMDTFGASAPAEVLFEKFGFSVPNVVKVVKSVL, from the coding sequence ATGTCCAGCGACATCCCCCAGCTGAGTGTGAACACCATCCGCACCCTGAGCATCGACGCCGTGCAGGCCGCCAACAGCGGCCACCCAGGCGCTCCCCTCGGCGCCGCACCCATGGCGTACGCGGTGTGGCAGGACTTCCTGCGCTTCAACCCGGCCCACCCGGAATGGTCCGGACGCGACCGCTTCGTGCTGTCCGCCGGGCACGCCAGCATGCTGATCTACAGCCTGCTGCACCTCACCGGCTACGACATGCCCCTCGAGGAACTCAAGAACTTCCGCCAGTGGGGCAGCAAGACCCCCGGCCACCCCGAGTTCTTCCACACCCCCGGCCTCGACGCCACCACCGGCCCGCTCGGGCAGGGCGCCGCGATGACCGTCGGCATGGCCATGGCCGAAGCGCACCTCGCCGCGCGCTACAACCGCCCCGGTTTCCCTATCTTCGACAACCACACGTACTCCATCCTCGGTGACGGCGACCTGCAAGAAGGCGTGAACCACGAGGCCGCCGCCCTGGCCGGCCACCTGCGCCTGAACAAACTGATCTGGCTGCACGACGACAACGAAGTCCAGCTGGACACTGCCACCTTCAAGGCCGAAAGCGAGAACACCGCCCAGCGCTACGAGGCGTACGGCTGGAACGTCCTGAAAGTCGCCGACGGCAACGACCTCGACGCCATCCGCGCCGCCATCAGGGAAGCGCAGACCAGTGACCGCCCCACCCTGATCCAGGTGCGCACCGTCATCGGCTTCGGCAGCCCCCGCGCCGGCACCAGCAAAGCCCACGGCGAACCACTGGGCGCCGAGGGCGTCACGACCACCAAGGCCGCGCTCGGCTGGGAATACCCGCCCTTCACCGTGCCCGACGAGGTCCGCGCCCACATGGACGCCACCGAACGCGGCGCCAAACTGGAAGCCGACTGGAACGCCCTGATGGACGGCTACCGCGCCGCGCACCCCGAACTGGGCGCCGAAGTGGACGCCCTGCTGGCCCGCGAACTGCCCGCCAACCTCAGCGACGTGCTGCCCAGCTACGAGGTCGGCGGGAAGGCCGTCGCCACCCGCAACGCTGGCGGCGAGATCATCAACGCCCTGGCCGCCGCCGTGCCCGGCCTGATGGGCGGCAGCGCCGACGTGTCCGGCAGCACCAAGACGACCATCAAGGACGCCGGCGAGATGCAGAGCGGCAGCATGGCCGGCCGCAACGTCCTGTTCGGCGTGCGCGAGTTCGGCATGACCGCCGCCGCCAACGGCCTGAGCCTCTACGGCGGCCTGCGCCCCCTGGTCGGCACGTTCCTGGTGTTCGCCGATTACCTGAAACCCGCCTACCGCCTCAGCGCCATCCAGATGCAGCCCGTCACGTTCGTCCTGACGCACGACTCCATCGGCCTGGGCGAGGACGGCCCCACCCACCAGCCCATCGACCAGCTGGCCATGCTGCGCGCCGTGCCCGGAGCGCACGTCATCCGCCCCGCCGACGCCAACGAGACGGCCGCCGCGTGGCAGATGGCCCTTGAGTACGACAAGGGCCCCACCGCGCTGGCCCTCACCCGACAGGACCTGCCCATCCTGCCCCGCAACCACGCCGGCGTGAAGAAAGGCGCGTATGTGCTGCGTGACGCCGACGGTGCCAGCGGTGAGGGCGCGCAGATCATCCTGATCGCGTCGGGCAGCGAGGTCAGCCTCGCCCTGAACGCCGCCGAAGCGCTGGCCGAGAACGGCATTCCGGCGCGCGTGGTCAGCATGCCCTGCATGGAAGTCTTCCGCGCGCAGGACCGCAGCTACCGCGACAGCGTCCTGACGCCCGGCGTGAAACGGGTCGCCATCGAGGCCGCCAGCAAGGGCCCCTGGTACGAGTGGGTCGGCACGGACGGCGCCGTCATCGGCATGGACACCTTCGGGGCCAGCGCGCCCGCCGAGGTGCTGTTCGAGAAGTTCGGGTTCAGCGTCCCCAACGTCGTCAAGGTCGTCAAGAGCGTCCTGTAA